A genomic window from Streptobacillus felis includes:
- a CDS encoding FAD-dependent oxidoreductase, whose protein sequence is MEKKRERYDVLIIGGGSAGLTAAIYCGRAKLKTLVFEKTLVGGLATYTSDIANYPGFPEGIGGTELMNLFHKQAKNFDVIFKLTDVKSVKLDGEIKEVETFRVIYEAPVVVIAGGGYPRLTGAINEDLFLYDKGISFCATCDAAANTDKTVMVVGSGDSAIEEGIFLTKFAKKVIVSVVHDEGIMDCNEIAKAEALANPKMEFIWNSMVKEYKGNERLETVVLKNTKTGEDIPVDVDTCFLFIGYLPNTSLYKDVIDLSPKGYVITNEKMETNIEGVFAAGDIREKFLKQVSTAVGDGAIAGYNSEKFISETHTFNNQILNDGKETLVYLYDSSDSHMLSLLPKVEEISTNINYDLVKVDVYKSKFIANKLDIQEFPALVYIKDKKVEKISKEI, encoded by the coding sequence ATGGAAAAAAAGAGAGAAAGATATGATGTTTTAATTATTGGTGGAGGAAGTGCTGGACTTACTGCAGCAATATATTGTGGAAGAGCTAAATTAAAAACTTTAGTTTTTGAAAAAACATTAGTTGGAGGATTAGCAACATATACAAGTGATATAGCTAACTACCCAGGTTTTCCAGAAGGAATAGGTGGGACAGAATTAATGAACTTATTTCATAAACAAGCTAAAAATTTTGATGTAATATTTAAATTAACGGATGTTAAGTCTGTAAAATTAGATGGGGAAATTAAAGAAGTAGAAACATTTAGAGTTATTTATGAGGCTCCTGTAGTGGTAATAGCTGGTGGAGGGTATCCTAGATTAACAGGTGCAATTAATGAAGATTTATTCCTTTATGATAAAGGTATTTCATTTTGTGCAACTTGTGATGCAGCAGCTAATACTGATAAAACAGTAATGGTTGTAGGATCAGGAGATTCTGCAATTGAAGAAGGAATATTCTTAACAAAATTTGCTAAAAAAGTTATAGTTTCAGTGGTTCATGATGAGGGTATTATGGATTGTAATGAAATAGCAAAAGCAGAAGCTTTAGCAAATCCTAAGATGGAATTTATATGGAATAGCATGGTTAAAGAATATAAAGGTAATGAAAGATTGGAAACAGTAGTTTTAAAAAATACAAAAACAGGAGAAGACATACCTGTAGATGTAGATACATGTTTCTTATTCATAGGATATTTACCTAACACTTCGTTATATAAAGATGTAATAGATTTATCACCAAAAGGATATGTAATTACAAATGAAAAAATGGAAACTAATATTGAAGGAGTATTTGCTGCAGGAGATATTAGAGAAAAATTCTTGAAACAAGTATCAACAGCTGTAGGTGATGGAGCTATTGCAGGATATAATTCAGAAAAATTCATAAGTGAAACACATACATTTAATAATCAGATACTTAATGATGGTAAAGAAACTTTAGTTTATCTATATGATTCTAGTGATAGTCATATGCTATCTTTATTACCAAAAGTTGAAGAAATTTCAACAAATATTAATTATGATTTGGTTAAGGTAGATGTGTATAAAAGTAAATTTATAGCAAATAAATTAGATATACAAGAATTCCCAGCTTTAGTATATATTAAAGATAAAAAAGTTGAGAAAATATCTAAAGAAATATAA
- a CDS encoding YeeE/YedE thiosulfate transporter family protein, whose protein sequence is MEDRKSRRKEKPSQIPYALILLACLVGFGFYLKEPKLVLYWIFGLAFGIILQRSRFCFTAAFRDPVLTGGTSITRSVLWTISLATVGFTAYKYINQENAKILMANVYPISILTVVGAILFGIGMVIAGGCASGTLMRFGEGFEMQWLSFVFFVFGSVIGAWAMSYLEPATASTSIKVFLPDVFGWVGALVVQFIIILSIYVIALKWQLKKIGSYE, encoded by the coding sequence ATGGAAGATAGAAAGAGTAGAAGAAAAGAGAAACCATCACAAATACCTTATGCATTAATATTACTTGCATGTTTAGTTGGATTTGGTTTCTACTTAAAAGAACCAAAATTAGTATTATACTGGATTTTTGGTCTAGCTTTTGGGATTATTCTTCAAAGATCAAGATTCTGTTTTACAGCAGCATTTAGAGATCCAGTATTAACTGGAGGTACTTCGATTACAAGATCTGTATTATGGACTATATCTTTAGCTACAGTAGGATTTACAGCATATAAATATATTAATCAAGAAAATGCTAAAATCTTAATGGCTAATGTATATCCAATTTCAATATTAACAGTTGTTGGTGCTATTTTATTTGGAATTGGAATGGTTATAGCAGGTGGATGTGCATCAGGTACATTAATGAGATTTGGAGAAGGATTTGAAATGCAATGGTTATCATTTGTATTCTTTGTATTTGGATCTGTAATAGGTGCTTGGGCAATGAGTTACTTAGAACCAGCAACAGCATCTACATCTATTAAAGTATTCCTACCAGATGTATTTGGATGGGTTGGTGCTTTAGTAGTACAATTTATAATAATTTTATCAATTTATGTTATTGCTTTAAAATGGCAACTTAAAAAAATCGGAAGTTACGAATAA
- a CDS encoding YeeE/YedE thiosulfate transporter family protein: MQAYFKKLQKNPIYKRIMKDPLSYNTGATLLAVFAIAHFIFFDKTWGVTSTFAVWGAKVFRLLGATPENWVYFQTHASQGKAILTPLLQDGGSIRNIGIIFGATLATLFASEFRIKKIRNKKQVVAGMLGGFLMGFGARLALGCNIGALFSATAALSLSGWVFAAFLLVGAIIGSKLLVKVFM; this comes from the coding sequence ATGCAAGCATACTTTAAAAAATTACAAAAGAATCCTATATATAAAAGAATAATGAAAGATCCTTTATCATATAATACAGGTGCTACATTACTTGCAGTATTTGCGATAGCACACTTTATATTTTTTGATAAAACTTGGGGAGTAACATCTACGTTTGCTGTATGGGGTGCAAAAGTATTTAGATTATTAGGTGCAACACCTGAAAATTGGGTTTATTTCCAAACACATGCTTCACAAGGTAAAGCGATTTTAACTCCATTATTACAAGATGGTGGATCAATTCGTAATATAGGAATAATATTTGGGGCAACACTTGCAACTTTATTTGCTTCAGAATTTAGAATTAAAAAGATAAGAAATAAAAAACAAGTTGTAGCAGGTATGTTAGGTGGATTTTTAATGGGATTCGGTGCAAGACTTGCATTAGGATGTAACATAGGAGCATTATTCTCGGCTACAGCAGCATTATCTCTTTCAGGATGGGTATTTGCAGCATTCTTATTAGTTGGTGCAATTATTGGAAGTAAATTGTTAGTGAAAGTATTCATGTAG
- a CDS encoding sulfurtransferase TusA family protein, whose translation MAKEFTLDCLGEACPVPLIRTQGKMEELEIGDTLIVSIDHSCAMKNIPEWARKVGHNVEIEEIDDGEWELIIEKLV comes from the coding sequence ATGGCAAAAGAATTTACATTAGATTGTTTAGGTGAGGCTTGTCCTGTACCTTTAATTAGAACACAAGGAAAAATGGAAGAATTAGAAATAGGAGATACATTAATAGTTAGTATAGATCACTCATGTGCAATGAAAAATATACCAGAATGGGCAAGAAAAGTTGGACATAATGTTGAAATAGAAGAAATAGATGATGGAGAATGGGAATTAATTATTGAAAAATTAGTATAG